Proteins encoded in a region of the Elizabethkingia bruuniana genome:
- a CDS encoding winged helix-turn-helix transcriptional regulator produces the protein MKQKRMAECDCPLVKAMSALGNKWKPVIVRVIKDRTLRFGEIAARIHVISRKVLTDQLREMEQDGLITRAEFKELPPRVEYTLTEKGLALLPILFMLEDWEKQYETKEIPEVAEV, from the coding sequence ATGAAACAGAAACGAATGGCAGAGTGTGATTGTCCGCTGGTAAAGGCAATGTCGGCACTAGGAAATAAATGGAAACCAGTAATCGTAAGGGTTATAAAAGATCGTACACTGCGTTTTGGAGAAATTGCAGCGCGTATCCATGTGATATCCCGAAAGGTGCTTACCGATCAGTTGAGAGAAATGGAACAGGACGGACTGATTACCAGAGCTGAATTTAAAGAACTGCCTCCAAGAGTGGAGTATACCTTAACTGAAAAAGGGCTGGCGCTGCTGCCTATTCTGTTTATGCTTGAGGATTGGGAAAAACAATATGAAACTAAAGAAATTCCTGAAGTAGCAGAGGTGTAA
- a CDS encoding winged helix-turn-helix transcriptional regulator yields MKKQRTELGPDCKMHLRGVEDTVYLLSGKWKTIIISHLYFTGKMRFMDLKRQLEKVAAKTLSKELKELEMNNLVSRTQNNTMPVTVDYELTDFGKSLHDVIDTMSKWGINYRKELLQNGNK; encoded by the coding sequence ATGAAAAAGCAAAGAACTGAATTGGGTCCGGACTGCAAAATGCACCTGCGTGGTGTGGAAGATACGGTATATTTATTGAGCGGAAAATGGAAAACCATTATCATCAGCCACTTATACTTTACCGGTAAAATGAGGTTTATGGACCTTAAAAGACAACTGGAAAAAGTAGCGGCAAAGACACTTTCAAAAGAGCTGAAAGAGCTTGAAATGAACAACCTTGTATCAAGAACCCAGAATAATACCATGCCGGTGACGGTCGATTATGAACTTACAGACTTTGGAAAAAGCCTTCATGATGTTATCGACACTATGTCCAAGTGGGGTATTAATTACAGAAAGGAACTACTCCAGAACGGAAATAAATAA